A stretch of the Larimichthys crocea isolate SSNF chromosome IX, L_crocea_2.0, whole genome shotgun sequence genome encodes the following:
- the gdnfa gene encoding glial cell line-derived neurotrophic factor isoform X2, translating into MKLWDVLATCLLLLNSVATRPLYQNTQPAKRTYFPSSYSDSASLSVEDKKQTFQRKDHNLQEISMEDQYDISGPYPEQFDDVMDFIEATIGRLRRSSEPREGSRGRKEQRQRGAANTGGTRGEGRGHDDRRRGRGRGGSRGGKGGRGEKGRERIMVQTRGCLLKEVHLNVTDLGLGYQTKEELIFRYCSGPCVEAETNYDKILNNLTHNKKLDKDTPSRTCCRPIAFDDDLSFLDDNVVYHTLKKHSARKCGCV; encoded by the exons ATGAAGTTATGGGATGTTTTGGCCACGTGTTTGTTGCTCCTGAACTCTGTCGCTACACGGCCTCTCtaccaaaacacacagccagcCAAGAGGACTTATTTCCCCAGCAGCTACAGTGATTCTGCGTCCCTGTCTGTGGAGGACAAAAAGCAAACGTTCCAGCGCAAAGACCACAACCTGCAGGAGATCTCTATGGAGGATCAAT ATGACATCTCAGGTCCCTATCCAGAGCAGTTTGATGATGTAATGGATTTTATTGAGGCTACTATTGGCAGACTCCGGAGATCGTCAGAGCCCAGAGAGGGCTCCAGGGGACGGaaggagcagagacagaggggagcAGCAAACACAGGAGGCACGAGAGGCGAGGGGAGAGGACACGACGACAGGAGGCGGGGTCGGGGGCGAGGGGGAAGTCGAGGTGGCAAAGGAGGGCGAGGCgagaaggggagggagaggataATGGTGCAGACTCGAGGCTGCTTGCTAAAGGAGGTCCACCTCAATGTGACGGACTTGGGGCTGGGCTACCAGACTAAAGAGGAGCTGATCTTCCGATACTGCAGCGGCCCCTGCGTGGAGGCAGAGACCAACTATGACAAGATCCTCAATAACCTCACACACAACAAGAAGCTGGACAAGGACACGCCCTCTCGCACCTGCTGTCGACCAATCGCTTTCGACGATGACTTATCTTTCTTGGACGACAACGTAGTGTATCACACGCTGAAGAAGCATTCAGCCAGGAAGTGTGGCTGCGTCTGA
- the gdnfa gene encoding glial cell line-derived neurotrophic factor isoform X1 — translation MMTHQRPAFFIGTESKMKLWDVLATCLLLLNSVATRPLYQNTQPAKRTYFPSSYSDSASLSVEDKKQTFQRKDHNLQEISMEDQYDISGPYPEQFDDVMDFIEATIGRLRRSSEPREGSRGRKEQRQRGAANTGGTRGEGRGHDDRRRGRGRGGSRGGKGGRGEKGRERIMVQTRGCLLKEVHLNVTDLGLGYQTKEELIFRYCSGPCVEAETNYDKILNNLTHNKKLDKDTPSRTCCRPIAFDDDLSFLDDNVVYHTLKKHSARKCGCV, via the exons ATGATGACACACCAAAGGCCAG ctttctTCATCGGAACTGAGTCTAAGATGAAGTTATGGGATGTTTTGGCCACGTGTTTGTTGCTCCTGAACTCTGTCGCTACACGGCCTCTCtaccaaaacacacagccagcCAAGAGGACTTATTTCCCCAGCAGCTACAGTGATTCTGCGTCCCTGTCTGTGGAGGACAAAAAGCAAACGTTCCAGCGCAAAGACCACAACCTGCAGGAGATCTCTATGGAGGATCAAT ATGACATCTCAGGTCCCTATCCAGAGCAGTTTGATGATGTAATGGATTTTATTGAGGCTACTATTGGCAGACTCCGGAGATCGTCAGAGCCCAGAGAGGGCTCCAGGGGACGGaaggagcagagacagaggggagcAGCAAACACAGGAGGCACGAGAGGCGAGGGGAGAGGACACGACGACAGGAGGCGGGGTCGGGGGCGAGGGGGAAGTCGAGGTGGCAAAGGAGGGCGAGGCgagaaggggagggagaggataATGGTGCAGACTCGAGGCTGCTTGCTAAAGGAGGTCCACCTCAATGTGACGGACTTGGGGCTGGGCTACCAGACTAAAGAGGAGCTGATCTTCCGATACTGCAGCGGCCCCTGCGTGGAGGCAGAGACCAACTATGACAAGATCCTCAATAACCTCACACACAACAAGAAGCTGGACAAGGACACGCCCTCTCGCACCTGCTGTCGACCAATCGCTTTCGACGATGACTTATCTTTCTTGGACGACAACGTAGTGTATCACACGCTGAAGAAGCATTCAGCCAGGAAGTGTGGCTGCGTCTGA
- the gdnfa gene encoding glial cell line-derived neurotrophic factor isoform X3: MMTHQRPDDISGPYPEQFDDVMDFIEATIGRLRRSSEPREGSRGRKEQRQRGAANTGGTRGEGRGHDDRRRGRGRGGSRGGKGGRGEKGRERIMVQTRGCLLKEVHLNVTDLGLGYQTKEELIFRYCSGPCVEAETNYDKILNNLTHNKKLDKDTPSRTCCRPIAFDDDLSFLDDNVVYHTLKKHSARKCGCV, from the exons ATGATGACACACCAAAGGCCAG ATGACATCTCAGGTCCCTATCCAGAGCAGTTTGATGATGTAATGGATTTTATTGAGGCTACTATTGGCAGACTCCGGAGATCGTCAGAGCCCAGAGAGGGCTCCAGGGGACGGaaggagcagagacagaggggagcAGCAAACACAGGAGGCACGAGAGGCGAGGGGAGAGGACACGACGACAGGAGGCGGGGTCGGGGGCGAGGGGGAAGTCGAGGTGGCAAAGGAGGGCGAGGCgagaaggggagggagaggataATGGTGCAGACTCGAGGCTGCTTGCTAAAGGAGGTCCACCTCAATGTGACGGACTTGGGGCTGGGCTACCAGACTAAAGAGGAGCTGATCTTCCGATACTGCAGCGGCCCCTGCGTGGAGGCAGAGACCAACTATGACAAGATCCTCAATAACCTCACACACAACAAGAAGCTGGACAAGGACACGCCCTCTCGCACCTGCTGTCGACCAATCGCTTTCGACGATGACTTATCTTTCTTGGACGACAACGTAGTGTATCACACGCTGAAGAAGCATTCAGCCAGGAAGTGTGGCTGCGTCTGA